One Streptococcus gallolyticus subsp. gallolyticus DSM 16831 DNA window includes the following coding sequences:
- a CDS encoding replication protein, whose protein sequence is MAKEKRSNKWAFLLYQESAPENYLDILEEMHIPFVLSPWHDKDVNKETGEFKKAHKHGALYFDSLKSYSQVSELVTTHLNTPAHVEVIMSPKGMYDYFTHAENPEKTLYDINDIESGCGFDLDKFLITNNSDDFLTLVIDTIEEHNFLEFNSLVHYARTENPKLLSLIMDKTYFFAKYLDSRRYDKNNKEKKHASHSAR, encoded by the coding sequence ATGGCAAAAGAAAAACGCTCCAACAAGTGGGCTTTCTTACTCTACCAAGAAAGTGCTCCTGAAAATTATTTAGATATTCTTGAAGAAATGCACATTCCCTTTGTCCTCAGTCCTTGGCATGACAAAGATGTTAATAAAGAGACTGGCGAATTCAAAAAAGCTCACAAACATGGTGCTCTCTACTTTGATTCTCTTAAAAGTTACTCCCAAGTTTCGGAATTAGTAACCACTCACTTAAACACCCCAGCACATGTGGAAGTGATTATGTCTCCTAAAGGTATGTATGACTATTTCACTCACGCTGAAAACCCTGAAAAAACTCTCTATGATATCAATGATATTGAATCAGGTTGTGGCTTTGATTTAGACAAATTTCTAATCACTAATAACTCAGATGATTTTTTGACATTGGTAATTGATACAATCGAAGAGCACAACTTCTTGGAATTTAACAGCTTAGTTCATTATGCACGGACAGAAAACCCAAAATTACTGAGCTTAATTATGGATAAGACTTACTTTTTCGCTAAGTATCTAGATTCAAGAAGGTATGATAAAAATAACAAGGAGAAAAAGCATGCAAGTCATTCTGCCAGATGA
- a CDS encoding ATP-binding cassette domain-containing protein codes for MTNKELAQYLLQSLNMGLGALMQGETSYTNSFDIKIMPNGFLFIPRLPASYIIDDDLYQKIFLIANASLYPRYTLLKQNSAYFMALDTDDIHVQRGLFFPWKKGVSERLVISDLDDFSKIQKKGKLPIMKNLTLDFNKVTSLAIAGNSGSGKSYSLTYFLSLLKNFSELIIVDPKFDTPSRWARENSISVIHPQKNRSKSDFVSEINENLSNCLNLIQQRQKILYDNPDHVFDHLTIVIDEVLALSEGVNKTIKDSFFSLLSQIALLGRATKVHLLLVSQRFDHNTIPVSVREQLNVLIQIGNINKKTTQFLFPDLDPEGIVIPVGKGTGLIQIIDNEHPYQVLPLLCPTYYTKKGIL; via the coding sequence ATGACCAATAAAGAACTAGCTCAGTACCTACTCCAGAGTCTCAACATGGGACTTGGAGCCCTTATGCAAGGAGAAACTAGCTATACGAATAGCTTTGACATTAAAATCATGCCTAATGGCTTTCTGTTTATTCCTCGCTTACCAGCTAGTTATATCATTGATGACGATTTGTATCAAAAAATCTTTCTTATTGCCAATGCTTCACTATATCCACGATATACGTTACTCAAACAAAACTCTGCCTATTTCATGGCACTTGACACAGATGATATTCATGTTCAACGCGGTCTCTTCTTTCCTTGGAAAAAAGGTGTCTCTGAGCGTCTTGTTATTTCGGATTTAGATGATTTTTCAAAAATACAGAAAAAAGGTAAGCTTCCGATTATGAAAAACCTCACTTTAGATTTTAATAAAGTGACGTCACTAGCTATCGCTGGTAACAGTGGATCTGGGAAATCCTATTCCCTTACTTATTTTTTGAGTTTATTGAAAAATTTTTCAGAACTCATTATCGTTGACCCCAAGTTCGATACCCCGTCTCGATGGGCACGTGAAAATTCAATTTCTGTCATTCATCCACAAAAGAACCGTTCAAAGTCAGATTTTGTATCTGAAATTAATGAAAATCTTAGCAATTGCCTAAATCTCATCCAGCAACGGCAAAAAATTCTCTACGATAATCCAGACCATGTTTTCGACCATTTGACTATCGTCATTGATGAAGTGCTAGCACTCTCTGAAGGGGTCAATAAGACAATCAAGGATTCTTTTTTCTCACTATTATCTCAGATTGCTCTACTCGGTCGTGCTACTAAAGTCCATCTTCTTTTAGTAAGCCAGCGCTTTGACCACAATACAATCCCTGTCTCTGTCCGTGAACAATTAAATGTTCTTATCCAAATCGGAAACATCAATAAGAAGACTACACAGTTTCTCTTTCCTGATTTAGACCCTGAAGGGATTGTCATTCCCGTTGGTAAGGGGACGGGACTTATCCAAATCATTGACAATGAGCACCCTTACCAAGTACTCCCACTTCTTTGTCCAACTTACTATACTAAGAAAGGCATCCTATAA
- a CDS encoding helix-turn-helix domain-containing protein: protein MQVILPDEQIHQIQLLIADLIKREIENRLDNSNIGSPFLNKQQACDYLGISNNTLDSWIKKGLPVIRIGKTVRFDKTELNHWLQNQ, encoded by the coding sequence ATGCAAGTCATTCTGCCAGATGAACAGATTCATCAAATTCAGCTTTTGATTGCTGATTTAATCAAACGAGAAATTGAAAATCGACTAGATAATAGCAATATCGGAAGTCCATTTTTGAACAAACAACAAGCCTGTGACTATCTAGGAATTTCCAATAACACACTTGATTCTTGGATAAAAAAAGGATTACCAGTTATCCGTATTGGAAAAACTGTTCGATTCGATAAAACTGAACTCAATCACTGGTTACAAAATCAGTAG